One Methylobacterium sp. AMS5 genomic region harbors:
- a CDS encoding MucR family transcriptional regulator: MTEENQKSFNDFVELASDIVSSYVSNNSVPASELPGLIISVHTALTTLSSPEAVAAPAEEVIEKPSAGQVRKSVTPDAIISFIDGKPYKTLKRHLGTHGLDPYSYRQRYGLPNDYPMVAPNYAAQRSALAKSIGLGRPGGRIEEEAPAPEPATKSRSRQKVA; this comes from the coding sequence ATGACAGAAGAAAACCAGAAATCGTTCAACGATTTCGTCGAACTGGCGAGCGACATCGTCTCGTCTTATGTGTCGAACAACTCAGTCCCCGCTTCCGAGCTTCCGGGCCTGATCATCAGCGTGCATACGGCGCTGACCACCCTCAGCAGCCCCGAGGCTGTGGCCGCTCCCGCCGAGGAAGTGATCGAGAAGCCATCCGCCGGGCAGGTCCGCAAGTCGGTGACGCCGGACGCGATCATCAGCTTCATCGACGGCAAGCCGTACAAGACGCTCAAGCGCCATCTCGGCACCCACGGCCTCGATCCCTATTCGTATCGCCAGCGCTACGGTCTGCCGAACGACTATCCGATGGTCGCGCCGAACTACGCCGCGCAGCGCTCCGCCCTCGCGAAGTCGATCGGCCTCGGCCGGCCGGGCGGTCGTATCGAGGAAGAGGCCCCCGCGCCCGAGCCGGCAACGAAGTCGCGGTCGCGCCAGAAGGTCGCCTGA
- a CDS encoding chemotaxis protein CheW — protein sequence MARLPTLLLDIAGTTCALPQAEIREILPLPRLHTPPAAGGPLAGLLNLAGEPVPVIDLAALFALRDAGGDRDPYRHVVLARGGGIAFLVDRALDFVQVEEESLRPVESARSLNGCVVGEFAMGDQLVHLLSLDRILTLDERTRLEALTRQATTRLARFEPAGTRAV from the coding sequence ATGGCGCGTTTGCCCACCCTACTTCTCGACATCGCCGGGACGACCTGCGCCTTGCCGCAGGCCGAGATCCGCGAGATTCTCCCGCTGCCGCGCCTGCACACGCCGCCGGCCGCGGGCGGTCCGCTCGCGGGCCTTCTCAATCTGGCCGGCGAGCCGGTGCCCGTCATCGATCTCGCCGCCCTGTTCGCGCTTCGCGACGCGGGCGGCGATCGCGATCCCTACCGGCACGTCGTGCTGGCCCGCGGGGGCGGCATCGCCTTTCTCGTCGATCGTGCGCTCGACTTCGTTCAAGTCGAGGAAGAGTCCCTGCGGCCGGTCGAATCCGCCCGCAGCCTCAACGGCTGCGTCGTCGGCGAATTCGCAATGGGTGACCAACTCGTGCACCTCCTCTCCCTCGACCGCATCTTGACTCTCGACGAGCGGACCCGGCTCGAAGCGCTGACCCGGCAGGCGACGACGCGGCTTGCCCGGTTCGAGCCCGCTGGGACGCGAGCCGTCTGA
- a CDS encoding protein-glutamate O-methyltransferase CheR, which translates to MTAPVERSRRVASATVDPGFPALKDRVIARTGHNYYEDKDDLLYDRLRKRMRSCGVADCAAYSSLLDGAAGREEWAALEAEITIGETFFFRYAEQFAALRRTILPEVIEARREIRRLRIWSAGCSTGAEPYSLAILVHDLLGEALADWSVTILGTDLSAAALAVAREAEFGPWALRTLDTEERARWFRRTPARPGLPHGGYALRPAFRRMVRFERQNLLTLIDGSDRMQGGFDLILCRNVLIYFSADHVTRIVRALGERLNPQGWLLIGHAEPNPTFSQWLQPVALPGTVAYRPIDTPAPQPPPVLVPALPEPAPILFALPESAPDPVRALPLPIPAPAAIAHPLSPGDLLAEIRVLADAGETARAWRRLHEEIDGYATDSPLRYYEGLLALDLGREREAERALRGALFLDRGFVMAHFQLGLLLARVGRRSEAARALDNALRLAQGLPPETILPEGDGVSAARLAESARRALAGITGRDA; encoded by the coding sequence GTGACGGCCCCGGTCGAGCGATCCCGACGCGTCGCCAGCGCGACGGTGGATCCCGGATTTCCGGCTCTGAAGGATCGGGTGATCGCCCGGACCGGACACAACTATTACGAAGACAAGGACGACCTGCTCTACGATCGCCTGCGCAAGCGCATGCGAAGTTGTGGGGTCGCCGACTGCGCCGCCTATTCATCCCTGCTCGACGGCGCGGCCGGCCGGGAAGAATGGGCCGCACTCGAGGCCGAGATCACCATCGGCGAGACCTTCTTCTTTCGCTACGCCGAGCAATTCGCCGCCCTGCGCCGGACGATTCTTCCGGAAGTGATCGAGGCACGCCGCGAGATCCGCCGTCTGCGGATCTGGAGTGCCGGCTGCTCTACCGGGGCCGAGCCGTATTCCCTCGCCATCCTCGTGCACGATCTTCTCGGCGAAGCCCTTGCCGACTGGTCCGTGACGATCCTCGGCACCGATCTCAGCGCCGCCGCGCTCGCCGTCGCGCGCGAGGCGGAGTTCGGCCCCTGGGCCCTGCGGACCCTGGACACCGAGGAGCGCGCGCGCTGGTTTCGCCGCACCCCCGCCCGACCGGGCTTGCCGCATGGCGGCTACGCCCTGCGGCCGGCGTTTCGCCGCATGGTGCGCTTCGAACGGCAGAACCTCCTGACCCTGATCGACGGGAGCGACCGGATGCAGGGGGGCTTCGACCTGATCCTGTGCCGCAACGTCCTGATCTATTTCAGCGCCGACCATGTCACCCGTATCGTGCGGGCGCTCGGCGAGCGGCTGAACCCGCAGGGCTGGCTCCTGATCGGGCATGCCGAGCCCAATCCCACCTTCTCGCAGTGGCTGCAGCCCGTGGCCCTGCCGGGAACGGTCGCCTACCGCCCGATCGACACGCCAGCGCCCCAGCCGCCGCCTGTCCTCGTGCCCGCGCTTCCGGAACCGGCGCCGATCCTGTTCGCGCTGCCGGAATCCGCGCCTGACCCGGTGCGTGCCCTGCCGTTGCCGATCCCGGCACCGGCCGCGATCGCGCATCCGCTGTCGCCGGGTGATCTCTTGGCTGAGATCCGCGTGCTGGCCGATGCGGGCGAGACCGCGCGGGCGTGGCGCCGATTGCACGAAGAGATCGACGGCTACGCCACCGATTCGCCTCTGCGCTACTATGAGGGTCTGCTCGCCCTCGATCTCGGGCGGGAGCGGGAGGCCGAACGGGCCTTGCGGGGGGCGCTGTTCCTCGACCGCGGCTTCGTGATGGCCCATTTTCAGCTCGGGTTGCTGCTCGCCCGCGTCGGACGCCGGAGCGAGGCCGCCCGCGCCCTCGACAACGCCCTGCGCCTCGCGCAAGGACTGCCGCCCGAAACGATCCTGCCGGAGGGAGACGGAGTGAGCGCCGCACGCTTGGCCGAGAGCGCACGCCGTGCCCTGGCCGGAATCACGGGCCGAGACGCATGA
- a CDS encoding chemotaxis protein CheW: MKIGVTAGADAEARTAALLDARAAALAARTVGQERTIETAPYLVCACGAERYGVPLTAVAGVTPEGACTALPGAPPALRGITAVSGVIVSVLDLAACLGLDRAETEEGGHVVRLRAQEPPVALAVDRVLGIAQIETTLARPTTESESLGRGPLSGYAPPGSDRTGGIPEDFSLIDIPALLARFTT; the protein is encoded by the coding sequence ATGAAGATCGGCGTGACCGCCGGAGCGGATGCCGAAGCGCGCACCGCCGCGCTGCTCGATGCCCGCGCCGCCGCACTCGCTGCCCGAACGGTGGGGCAGGAGCGGACGATCGAGACCGCACCCTATCTCGTCTGCGCCTGCGGGGCGGAGCGCTACGGCGTGCCGCTCACGGCGGTCGCGGGCGTCACGCCTGAGGGGGCCTGCACGGCGCTGCCGGGTGCACCGCCGGCGCTCCGAGGCATCACGGCGGTGTCGGGGGTGATCGTCAGTGTTCTCGACCTCGCCGCCTGCCTGGGACTGGACCGCGCGGAGACCGAAGAAGGCGGACACGTGGTGCGCCTGCGCGCGCAGGAGCCGCCGGTCGCGCTCGCCGTCGATCGCGTGCTCGGGATCGCGCAAATCGAAACCACGCTGGCCCGGCCAACGACGGAGTCGGAAAGTCTGGGACGCGGACCGCTTTCGGGCTATGCACCGCCCGGCTCGGACAGAACGGGCGGGATCCCCGAGGACTTCTCCCTCATCGATATCCCGGCCCTGCTGGCCCGCTTCACGACGTGA
- a CDS encoding methyl-accepting chemotaxis protein: MSPVSISIGKRILLGFVAASLIVAALGAYALRQIGSVRDTTDLIVTRDVGVLRQLDDLGNVARNMGLVRRNAVISVLTQAQANPASNSGRSEDFLGSWRQNVAELERLLATMTGEVKEYQSAALSAERAVAWGRLGAVLTETSEAFRQVRNASEQQLRAVDARDIATVEARNEDVNRLHDGLLRSIANARTALDGVIGAGQRSVSDIYRNSVISVAITVAASILLSILVTALISRAVVRPLEDVMRFVAQIGDGDLTGRLNRSGTDEVGRLGDTLNRMVAGLSDLARTNRAATADLNAAAAEIRASAQEQAASVEEQFAAVQETAATVDEITHSGAQILKRATEVIATAQAAAQTARSGLRAATDTAKAMDAIREQGEAVAGNIVALSEKTQAIGEIIVTVNDISERTHLLALNAAIEAAAAGESGRSFAIVASEMKLLADQAKGATAQVRGILGEIQRGINASVMLTEEAVKRAAAGKNRTDSTVRTIEEMAARVEEGVQTFQQIVASTNQQQLGIEQVMGALQNIRQASQQTAAGTREVETASANLTELAQGLMALAERYRL; this comes from the coding sequence ATGTCGCCCGTGTCGATCTCGATCGGAAAACGCATCCTCCTCGGCTTCGTGGCGGCGAGCCTGATCGTCGCGGCTCTCGGCGCATACGCTCTGCGCCAGATCGGCAGCGTGCGCGACACGACCGACCTCATCGTGACGCGCGACGTCGGCGTGCTGCGCCAGCTCGACGACCTCGGCAACGTCGCGCGAAACATGGGTCTGGTGCGCCGCAACGCCGTGATCTCCGTTCTGACCCAGGCGCAGGCAAACCCGGCGTCGAACTCGGGCCGCTCGGAAGATTTCCTGGGAAGCTGGCGCCAGAACGTGGCGGAGCTGGAACGGCTCCTCGCCACCATGACCGGCGAGGTGAAGGAGTATCAATCCGCCGCACTCTCCGCAGAACGCGCTGTGGCCTGGGGCCGGCTCGGAGCCGTCTTGACCGAGACGAGCGAGGCGTTCCGCCAGGTCCGCAACGCCAGCGAGCAGCAGCTCCGCGCCGTGGATGCCCGCGACATCGCCACGGTCGAGGCCAGAAACGAGGACGTCAACCGGCTGCATGATGGCTTGCTGCGCAGCATCGCCAACGCCCGTACCGCCCTCGACGGCGTCATCGGTGCCGGCCAGCGCAGCGTCAGCGACATCTATCGCAACAGCGTGATCTCCGTTGCGATCACCGTCGCCGCCTCGATCCTGCTCTCCATCCTGGTGACGGCGCTGATCAGCCGCGCGGTGGTCCGCCCACTGGAGGACGTGATGCGCTTCGTCGCGCAGATCGGTGACGGCGACCTGACGGGGCGCCTGAACCGCTCCGGCACAGACGAGGTCGGTCGGCTCGGGGACACGTTGAACCGGATGGTGGCTGGATTGTCCGACCTTGCCCGGACCAACCGCGCCGCCACTGCCGACCTCAACGCCGCCGCGGCCGAGATCCGCGCTTCCGCCCAGGAACAGGCGGCCAGCGTCGAGGAGCAGTTCGCCGCCGTCCAGGAGACCGCGGCGACCGTGGACGAGATCACCCATTCGGGGGCGCAGATCTTGAAGCGCGCCACCGAAGTCATCGCCACCGCCCAGGCCGCGGCGCAGACCGCGCGTTCGGGCCTGCGCGCGGCTACCGACACCGCCAAGGCGATGGATGCGATCCGCGAGCAGGGCGAGGCGGTTGCCGGCAACATCGTCGCTCTCAGCGAGAAGACACAAGCCATCGGCGAGATCATCGTCACGGTGAACGACATCTCGGAGCGCACCCATCTGCTCGCCCTCAATGCCGCCATCGAGGCGGCGGCGGCCGGCGAGAGCGGGCGCAGCTTCGCCATCGTCGCCTCCGAGATGAAGCTCCTTGCCGACCAAGCGAAGGGCGCGACCGCGCAGGTGCGCGGCATCCTTGGGGAGATCCAGCGCGGCATCAACGCCTCGGTCATGCTGACCGAGGAAGCGGTCAAGCGCGCCGCCGCCGGCAAGAACCGCACCGATTCGACCGTCCGCACCATCGAGGAGATGGCGGCGCGCGTGGAGGAGGGCGTGCAAACCTTCCAGCAGATCGTGGCCTCGACCAACCAGCAGCAGCTCGGCATCGAGCAGGTGATGGGAGCGTTGCAGAACATCCGGCAGGCGAGCCAGCAGACGGCCGCCGGCACCCGCGAGGTCGAAACCGCCTCGGCCAACCTGACCGAGCTGGCACAGGGGCTGATGGCTCTGGCCGAGCGCTACCGGCTTTAG
- a CDS encoding response regulator produces MDIRQQLLAAFEIEHREHLDAIRAALAAEGPVDWHDVFRRAHSLKGAARAVDLPPVEAVSHQLEALFERISAGQRPLDRAARAATHLALDRIEAYVAATATGQARMPEDALAALNACLDPEAAASEPARPESDSPPVAPTAAPTAAPAAATEPAAEPSQAILRVPASAVEALTRASYGLWAALPGQGAVAERITRLSANAGALRRRTEAARRVPDTIPGGAEETEAAALRRALAEIESGLAALSREASDLAQGHKTVILSVETAARRLREEAERLALVPAETVFGGLARAVRDMARSDGQDVEVATRGLDLPVDRAMLQALKDPVLHALRNALSHGAESPESRQRQGKPASLTIGLTVEAQGGRLVLGIHDDGRGPDLAAIETTGRARGLIAPGESLHPDMLLALPFEPGFSTAGSVDALSGRGMGLSVVAEVARSLHGQVQLVRRHPHGTSLILTLPLSAARRPVLIVSAGGTRFALPSGAAEALSRLDASALSTVAGRPVAQVAGEGGETVTLPLAELGDLLGLGSSRPEGAMIPIVRLRGTRGRCLLAVDRLEEVRTLLVLPAPPIGSDPALVTGTVILGTDTPALVLDPDGLIDRIGRAGPRAGRSPSKGLGDGSGTIPETRRSTILVVDDSITTRTLEKSILEAAGYRVIVCVDGQEALDRLRARIEPVDLVVADVEMPRLTGFGLVEALRAEEDFARLPIVLMTSRGDEEDVARGLELGADAYLTKQKFDQRELLDTIGQLL; encoded by the coding sequence ATGGACATCCGCCAGCAGCTTCTCGCCGCCTTCGAGATCGAGCACCGCGAGCATCTCGACGCGATCCGCGCCGCCCTCGCGGCGGAGGGGCCGGTCGATTGGCACGACGTGTTCCGTCGCGCCCACAGCCTGAAGGGCGCGGCCCGCGCCGTCGACCTGCCTCCCGTGGAGGCGGTCTCGCACCAGCTCGAAGCGCTGTTCGAACGCATCAGTGCCGGCCAGCGCCCGCTCGACCGGGCGGCACGGGCCGCGACCCATCTCGCCCTCGATCGGATCGAGGCCTACGTCGCCGCGACCGCGACGGGGCAGGCGCGCATGCCCGAGGATGCGCTGGCCGCGCTGAATGCCTGCCTCGACCCCGAGGCCGCCGCTTCGGAACCGGCTCGGCCCGAGTCGGATTCGCCGCCGGTTGCCCCGACCGCCGCGCCAACGGCCGCTCCGGCTGCCGCGACCGAACCGGCCGCGGAGCCTTCGCAAGCCATTCTTCGCGTGCCGGCCTCGGCCGTCGAAGCCCTGACGCGGGCGAGCTACGGGCTCTGGGCCGCGCTGCCGGGGCAGGGGGCCGTCGCCGAGCGCATCACGCGTCTCTCGGCGAACGCGGGCGCCCTGCGCCGCCGCACGGAGGCCGCCCGCCGCGTTCCGGATACCATCCCCGGCGGGGCCGAGGAAACGGAGGCCGCGGCTTTGCGCCGGGCGCTCGCCGAGATCGAATCGGGGCTCGCCGCCTTGTCGCGCGAAGCCTCCGACCTCGCGCAAGGGCACAAGACCGTCATCCTGTCCGTCGAGACCGCCGCGCGCCGCCTGCGCGAGGAAGCCGAGCGCCTCGCGCTGGTGCCGGCTGAGACGGTGTTCGGCGGCCTCGCCCGCGCGGTGCGCGATATGGCCCGCTCCGACGGACAGGACGTCGAGGTCGCGACGCGCGGGCTCGACCTGCCGGTCGACCGGGCGATGCTTCAGGCGCTCAAGGATCCGGTGCTGCACGCCCTGCGCAACGCGCTGAGCCACGGCGCGGAGAGTCCGGAAAGCCGGCAGCGCCAGGGCAAGCCCGCCTCTCTTACGATCGGGCTCACCGTCGAGGCACAGGGCGGGCGGCTCGTCCTCGGCATTCACGACGATGGCCGCGGGCCCGACCTCGCGGCGATCGAGACGACGGGTCGCGCTCGCGGGTTGATCGCGCCGGGCGAGAGCCTCCATCCGGATATGCTGCTCGCGCTGCCGTTCGAGCCGGGCTTCTCCACCGCCGGTTCGGTCGATGCCCTGTCGGGCCGCGGCATGGGCCTGTCGGTGGTGGCCGAGGTTGCCCGCTCCCTGCACGGACAAGTGCAGCTCGTCCGCCGTCATCCGCACGGCACGTCGCTGATCCTCACCCTGCCGCTCTCGGCCGCGCGGCGGCCGGTCTTGATCGTCTCGGCTGGTGGCACCCGCTTCGCCCTGCCGAGCGGTGCCGCGGAAGCGCTCTCGCGGCTCGATGCCTCGGCCCTGTCCACGGTGGCGGGCCGACCGGTGGCGCAGGTGGCGGGGGAGGGCGGCGAGACCGTGACGCTGCCACTCGCCGAACTCGGCGATCTGCTCGGCCTCGGCAGCAGCCGCCCGGAGGGCGCGATGATCCCGATCGTGCGTCTGCGCGGCACGCGGGGGCGCTGCCTGCTCGCGGTCGATCGCCTGGAGGAGGTGCGCACGCTTCTCGTCCTGCCCGCACCGCCGATCGGCAGCGATCCTGCCCTCGTCACCGGCACGGTGATCCTCGGCACCGATACCCCCGCTCTCGTCCTCGATCCGGACGGACTCATCGACCGGATCGGCCGCGCCGGCCCGCGCGCCGGCCGGTCCCCGTCGAAAGGACTTGGGGACGGCAGCGGAACGATCCCGGAAACGCGACGTTCGACGATTCTTGTCGTGGACGACTCGATCACCACCCGCACCTTGGAGAAGAGCATCTTGGAAGCGGCGGGCTACCGCGTGATCGTCTGCGTCGACGGGCAGGAGGCGCTCGACCGTCTGCGCGCGCGCATCGAGCCGGTCGATCTCGTGGTCGCCGACGTCGAGATGCCGCGCCTCACCGGCTTTGGTCTCGTCGAGGCTTTGCGCGCCGAAGAGGATTTCGCGCGTCTCCCCATCGTGCTGATGACGTCGCGTGGCGACGAGGAAGACGTCGCCCGAGGATTGGAACTCGGCGCCGACGCCTACCTCACCAAGCAGAAATTCGATCAGCGCGAACTCTTGGACACCATCGGTCAGTTGCTGTGA
- the cheB gene encoding chemotaxis-specific protein-glutamate methyltransferase CheB: MNGGAGNPRVRVLVVEDSLVVRILLTHIIARDPRLELAGAVESGEAALAAIETVRPDVISMDIRLPGIDGLETTRRIMASRPTPIVVIADSVEDSSLKISMNALRAGALSVVEKPVATTNDGYEAVAGQICTQLRIMAAVPVIRRRPIGAEWNARKTAPPLDLPASLETEAAPSVLAVAASTGGPPALAKVIGGLSAEFPLPILLVQHMGAAFMDGFASWLDGVVPLPVGVARDGQTMQAGHVYVAPGDRHLELGGNGTLRVSDGAPVGGQRPAATVLFRSVARQAGAQGIGVLLTGMGEDGAQGLLDMRKAGAATVAEHESSAVVYGMPAAAVRLSAASRVLPIDQVAPHLVRLAQRKPA, translated from the coding sequence GTGAACGGAGGGGCAGGGAATCCGCGCGTGCGCGTGCTGGTTGTCGAGGATTCGCTCGTGGTGCGCATCCTCCTCACACACATCATCGCCCGTGATCCGCGGCTGGAACTGGCCGGCGCCGTGGAATCCGGCGAGGCGGCGCTCGCGGCGATCGAGACCGTGCGCCCGGACGTGATCTCCATGGATATCCGCCTGCCCGGCATCGACGGACTGGAGACGACCCGCCGGATCATGGCGAGCCGGCCGACGCCGATCGTGGTGATCGCCGATTCGGTCGAGGATTCCTCGCTCAAGATCTCGATGAACGCGCTCAGGGCCGGCGCGCTTTCAGTGGTCGAGAAGCCGGTGGCCACGACCAATGATGGCTACGAGGCGGTCGCGGGCCAGATCTGTACGCAGCTGCGCATCATGGCCGCGGTCCCGGTCATCCGCCGCCGGCCGATCGGGGCGGAATGGAATGCGCGCAAGACCGCGCCCCCGCTCGACCTGCCGGCCTCCTTGGAAACGGAAGCCGCACCGAGCGTGCTGGCAGTCGCCGCCTCGACCGGCGGCCCGCCGGCACTCGCCAAGGTGATCGGCGGTCTTTCGGCCGAGTTTCCGCTTCCGATCCTGCTGGTTCAGCATATGGGCGCCGCCTTCATGGACGGCTTTGCGAGTTGGCTCGACGGCGTGGTGCCGCTCCCCGTCGGGGTCGCGCGGGACGGGCAGACGATGCAGGCCGGCCATGTCTACGTCGCCCCCGGCGACCGTCATCTCGAACTCGGCGGGAACGGCACGCTGCGGGTGAGTGACGGAGCCCCCGTCGGCGGACAGCGCCCGGCCGCGACCGTGCTGTTCCGCTCCGTCGCCCGGCAGGCCGGCGCGCAGGGCATCGGCGTGCTGCTCACCGGCATGGGCGAGGACGGGGCGCAGGGCCTTCTCGACATGCGCAAGGCCGGCGCCGCCACGGTGGCCGAGCACGAGAGCAGCGCCGTCGTCTACGGCATGCCCGCAGCGGCGGTGCGCCTCAGCGCGGCGTCCCGCGTTCTCCCCATCGATCAAGTGGCGCCCCATCTCGTGCGGCTCGCACAGAGGAAGCCGGCATGA
- a CDS encoding response regulator: MTASASPSGASSAPPGHRLLLVEDSETQALELRLQLEGQGFSVQRCATAEAALDLLNTDLPDLVVADHHLPGMNGDEFTRQMRLSLRTRALPVVMLTSARNGERHGFESGADAYVEKSADRDLLVLRIRALLRERKSSATEGPSGAAFRRGRVLIVDGSATYRAFFTGLLTQEGHTVAAAADRTGALAALDEPGAGFDCVTLDLVGSAYDGIALCTEIAERRMKAPEGGGNAFPLVGMAGDKPDKSLLVAAFAAGADDVVSKADGEVLAMRVRGLVRRRLLEEDNRRISGEFGDRERAVERARAEAEAAAARAALADALGQANRDLEDANRKLTEAQAKLVQAAKMASLGELVAGIAHEINNPLAFILAHQGTVERLLGDLPPPDAPEGQRALMKARDRVGSMRLGLTRIQDLVLNLRKFSRLDEGERGLVNVPEAIETVLALIQHKLGTRITVARDFSGRAEISCTPALLNQVVMNILGNAADAIHGDGTITVATYSDAETDMIRISDTGPGIPEELREKIFEPFFTTKPVGSGTGLGLAIAYSVVQAHSGSLIVETAPGGGASFVIGIPRQPAPV, translated from the coding sequence ATGACCGCGAGCGCATCGCCCTCCGGCGCATCATCCGCCCCACCCGGCCACCGCCTGCTCCTGGTCGAGGATTCGGAGACCCAGGCGCTCGAATTGCGGCTTCAGCTCGAAGGGCAGGGTTTCTCGGTGCAGCGCTGCGCCACCGCCGAGGCCGCGCTCGACCTGCTCAACACCGACCTTCCCGATCTCGTCGTCGCCGACCACCACCTGCCCGGCATGAACGGCGACGAGTTCACCCGACAGATGCGGCTCTCGCTGCGCACGCGGGCGCTGCCCGTGGTGATGCTCACGAGCGCCCGCAACGGCGAGCGCCACGGTTTCGAGAGCGGCGCCGACGCCTATGTCGAGAAATCGGCCGATCGCGACCTGCTGGTGCTGCGCATCCGCGCCCTCCTGCGCGAGCGCAAGAGTTCCGCGACGGAGGGACCGTCCGGGGCCGCCTTCCGCCGCGGCCGGGTGCTGATCGTCGATGGCAGCGCCACCTACCGCGCCTTCTTCACCGGCCTGCTGACCCAGGAAGGCCACACCGTCGCCGCCGCGGCCGACCGCACGGGGGCGCTCGCGGCCCTCGACGAACCCGGCGCCGGATTCGACTGCGTGACCCTCGACCTCGTCGGCAGCGCCTATGACGGCATCGCGCTCTGCACCGAGATCGCCGAGCGCCGCATGAAGGCACCGGAGGGCGGCGGCAACGCCTTCCCCCTCGTCGGCATGGCCGGTGACAAGCCGGACAAGAGCCTACTGGTCGCCGCCTTCGCCGCAGGCGCCGACGATGTGGTCTCGAAGGCCGACGGCGAAGTCCTGGCGATGCGTGTGCGCGGCCTCGTCCGCCGCCGCCTGCTCGAAGAGGACAACCGCCGCATCTCCGGCGAGTTCGGCGACCGCGAGCGGGCGGTGGAACGCGCCCGCGCCGAGGCCGAGGCGGCCGCCGCCCGCGCCGCCCTCGCCGACGCCCTCGGACAGGCCAACCGTGACCTGGAGGATGCCAACCGCAAGCTGACGGAGGCCCAGGCCAAGCTGGTTCAGGCGGCCAAGATGGCCTCGCTCGGCGAGTTGGTCGCCGGCATCGCCCACGAGATCAACAACCCGCTCGCCTTCATCCTCGCCCACCAGGGCACGGTGGAACGCCTGCTCGGTGATTTGCCGCCGCCCGATGCGCCGGAGGGACAGCGGGCGCTGATGAAGGCGCGCGACCGGGTCGGCTCGATGCGTCTGGGCCTGACCCGGATCCAGGATCTCGTTCTCAATCTGCGGAAGTTCTCGCGGCTCGACGAGGGCGAGCGCGGGCTCGTCAACGTGCCGGAAGCGATCGAGACGGTGCTGGCGCTGATCCAGCACAAGCTCGGCACCCGGATCACGGTGGCCCGCGACTTCTCGGGACGTGCGGAGATTTCCTGCACGCCGGCCCTTTTGAATCAGGTCGTCATGAACATCCTCGGCAATGCAGCAGATGCAATCCACGGCGACGGGACGATCACGGTGGCGACCTATTCGGATGCCGAGACCGACATGATCCGCATCAGCGACACCGGGCCCGGTATTCCCGAGGAGTTACGAGAAAAGATCTTTGAGCCTTTCTTCACGACGAAGCCGGTCGGATCGGGAACCGGGCTTGGCTTGGCGATTGCCTACAGCGTCGTTCAGGCGCATAGCGGCTCGCTGATCGTCGAGACGGCGCCGGGCGGCGGCGCGAGCTTCGTCATCGGAATTCCGAGGCAACCGGCACCGGTATGA